Below is a genomic region from Raphanus sativus cultivar WK10039 chromosome 4, ASM80110v3, whole genome shotgun sequence.
TCTAAGGTTTGCTGTaagtttcttctctctctttctctgtacTTATAACTCAGTGCTCTTTTGAATTGGTGtctttattatgttttcaaCAGGATGATTCCTATCTTGATAGCTACATCAGCACCATTGGTGTTGACTTTGTAAGCCTCTTCTTCCACTTATCAAATTGGTTATTGGTATAAACTGTAATCTAATTTTGTAATGATCTTTCGTAGAAAATCCGCACTGTCGAACAAGATGGAAAGACCATCAAACTCCAGATTGTAAGTTTGTCTTGAGTGGTTTCAGATCACTCGGATTGAAATTTGTACGCTCActctgtttatttattattatcacCAATTTTATGCAGTGGGACACGGCAGGTCAAGAGCGTTTCAGAACGATCACCAGCAGTTACTACAGAGGAGCTCATGGGATCATTGTATGCTCACATTTCTAACTCCATATTATCTTACATCCCCATCAATAGAATTCtctgaattgtttttttttttgtaaggtGACTTACGATGTAACAGACCAAGAGAGCTTCAACAATGTCAAGCAATGGCTTAACGAAATCGACCGCTACGCCAGTGAGAATGTGAACAAGCTACTGGTTGGCAACAAAAACGATCTCACTTCACAGAAAGTTGTTTCCACTGAAACTGCCAAGGTAAATAATATGCTTCACAAGTTCGTTCGTGACAGTAGTTAAGGTCTTTTTTAGCATTCTTGTCTTTTGATGATTTACTGTAATGTTTTGTTCTGCCAACACAGGCTTTTGCAGATGAACTTGGGATCCCGTTCTTGGAGACAAGTGCCAAGAATGCTACCAATGTCGAAGAAGCTTTCATGGCCATGACTGCTGCAATCAAGACAAGGTAAATTTATTATTCACCCATCAACTGAGCTCATAGATTTGGTCACACTTGTAGAGTAGACTAAGTCCGGATTGTTTTGCAGAATGGCGAGTAATCCTTCAGGAGGATCCAAGCCAGCAACCGTCCAGATCCGAGGACAACCTGTAAACCAGCAATCAGGCTGCTGCTCTTCTTAATTCTCTTTTGAAAAACACATATTATCTAATCCGAATGTGAACATTGTCTCTCTTCTTCATtttatgttctttgttttttttttcaatcactATGTCCAAAAGCTTCTCAATTCTTTGTAATGTACTTGGAACACAATAAACTTAGTTGCTAAGTGGTGTTTTTcgatctatcttattaaaacagaaacattttctTGGATCTAACtattgttttgtaaaattttaaattaaatatactccTTTCTTATAAAGTTATACCCACATAATCCATTATTAGACCCTACTTTATATTTCGATTGGTTTTAGAAATAACTGGTCCAATGTTATGACTTTATAACTCCTTTCTTATCGTGTACTATAACTTCGTAACATTTATAAATGCTATACATGTTatgcaatcttttttttttggtaagatcaTATTAGTATGGATTGATAGATTGTAACATAAAGGTATTTATTTGTTATCATACGCTCATATTTACAAGTTGATATCTATCATATACAAATTAGTTCGTATTTGTAGAGAAATTTGAAAGATTGCTTTGTAGTTGTCATGATGAACTaatctttagaattttagataTCATATgcattttgatcaaaaaaaaatatcatatgcGTTTATAGACTGAAACTTtagttatttcatattttatcacctttatatcatatataacttcaaaattttatcaaacaaagaaaaatatcaaaattttgtcaCACCCATATGAGGTCGTCTTTTACATGTTTCTAATATAGTCATATCTAAAGgattaattcaaataaaatttattaacgtataaaaacaaatgaaatattcTAAAACCAAGTTAATAAGAGATTATATtgctaatctatcttattacaAAAAACATGTACAAGTAAAAAAGAACATGTACAAGTAATAGGTAACATTGATAtcaataatcaaaaaatattataccatGATGAAAAGGATCTATACTAAAAGATTAGTTCATGATcacttttaaataaaatcacacGATAATACAAATTCAGTTATAAGaaattttactata
It encodes:
- the LOC108834819 gene encoding ras-related protein RABD2b, producing MNPEYDYLFKLLLIGDSGVGKSCLLLRFADDSYLDSYISTIGVDFKIRTVEQDGKTIKLQIWDTAGQERFRTITSSYYRGAHGIIVTYDVTDQESFNNVKQWLNEIDRYASENVNKLLVGNKNDLTSQKVVSTETAKAFADELGIPFLETSAKNATNVEEAFMAMTAAIKTRMASNPSGGSKPATVQIRGQPVNQQSGCCSS